Proteins found in one Oncorhynchus mykiss isolate Arlee chromosome 17, USDA_OmykA_1.1, whole genome shotgun sequence genomic segment:
- the zgc:194981 gene encoding uncharacterized protein zgc:194981 codes for MNALCTILAALTVISCVLGDKSGQYSYGSGVTEAANFAIDFHNRMNKYAFAYKVVDILSATPQIYPPARVKHTMTVKVGETVCKNEANVNLADCRLQNSPNLKTMICHFVVLDVPHSAFPTPSYLLMDQCN; via the exons ATGAATGCTTTGTGCACAATTCTTGCGGCACTCACCGTGATCTCTTGTGTGTTGGGGGACAAGTCCGGACAGTACTCCTACGGCTCTGGTGTCACAGAGGCAGCCAACTTTGCCATTGACTTCCATAATCGCATGAACAAATATGCTTTTGCGTACAAGGTCGTCGACATTCTATCTGCCACACCACAG ATTTACCCTCCTGCTCGGGTGAAGCACACCATGACTGTCAAAGTGGGAGAGACTGTGTGTAAGAACGAAGCCAATGTAAACTTGGCTGATTGCAGACTGCAGAACTCTCCGAATCTCAAG acTATGATCTGCCATTTTGTCGTGCTTGATGTCCCACATTCTGCCTTTCCGACTCCAAGCTACCTTCTGATGGACCAGTGTAATTGA